One window from the genome of Bdellovibrio sp. NC01 encodes:
- a CDS encoding DUF4442 domain-containing protein encodes MKNLKFTAFINLYGLVKIPLVLFCSPRVIEMNDKKFVLKIPLNFRTKNHLNSMYFGALGIGAELSLVAPAVAAIAESKQKIDFVFKDFKAEFLKRADGDVHFICEEIEHVLAVIDEAKTNPARVERKMKGYAVVPSKNPTEPVMTYELTLSVRNRSLKS; translated from the coding sequence ATGAAAAATCTCAAATTCACAGCGTTTATTAATCTTTACGGTCTAGTAAAAATCCCACTTGTGTTGTTTTGTTCACCGCGCGTGATCGAAATGAACGATAAAAAATTCGTATTGAAGATTCCTTTGAATTTCAGAACGAAAAATCATCTGAACTCGATGTATTTTGGTGCATTGGGTATTGGTGCAGAATTGTCTTTGGTGGCACCTGCGGTCGCAGCGATTGCGGAAAGCAAACAGAAGATCGATTTTGTGTTCAAAGATTTTAAAGCGGAATTCTTAAAGCGCGCGGATGGTGATGTGCACTTTATCTGTGAAGAGATCGAACACGTACTTGCGGTCATTGACGAGGCAAAAACAAATCCAGCACGTGTCGAAAGAAAGATGAAAGGCTACGCAGTGGTGCCTTCAAAAAATCCGACAGAGCCCGTAATGACTTACGAGCTGACTTTGTCGGTGCGTAACAGATCACTCAAGTCCTAG
- a CDS encoding sulfite exporter TauE/SafE family protein produces the protein MYELLLLGTSIGAGFLGSLLGLGGGIIVVPVLTLVFHVNIRYAIAASLISIVATSSGAAASYLKDSLTNLRLAVFLEIGTVTGAIVGFLIASYIKAQFLFLLFGGLLFFSAIMMLRKREEHFSGHNHPWAEKLRLDGSYPDAKGGWIHYKVEHVPLGLFAMFGAGILSALLGIGSGIFKVLAMDGAMKMPIKASSATSNFMIGVTASASAGAYLLKGDIRPEIASPVAVGIIIGSFIGAKMMVKIPAVRIRQIFVVVLAIVSIQMIMKGLS, from the coding sequence ATGTACGAGTTACTCTTGTTGGGAACCTCAATTGGCGCAGGCTTCTTAGGTTCCCTGTTAGGCTTAGGCGGCGGCATTATCGTCGTTCCAGTTCTAACCTTAGTTTTTCACGTCAACATTCGTTACGCGATCGCAGCAAGTTTGATATCAATTGTTGCGACATCTTCAGGCGCAGCAGCCAGCTACCTAAAAGATTCACTGACTAATTTACGTCTCGCTGTTTTCTTGGAAATCGGAACGGTTACTGGTGCCATCGTTGGTTTCTTGATTGCGTCCTACATCAAAGCGCAGTTTTTGTTTTTACTTTTTGGTGGTTTGTTGTTTTTCTCAGCCATCATGATGTTAAGAAAGCGCGAAGAGCATTTTTCGGGTCACAATCATCCTTGGGCGGAAAAATTAAGACTTGATGGTTCGTATCCAGACGCAAAAGGCGGTTGGATTCACTACAAAGTCGAGCATGTGCCACTGGGGTTGTTTGCTATGTTTGGTGCTGGAATTCTTTCTGCACTGTTAGGTATCGGTTCGGGTATTTTCAAAGTACTTGCAATGGATGGCGCGATGAAAATGCCCATCAAAGCGTCGTCAGCCACTTCCAACTTCATGATCGGTGTGACAGCTTCGGCAAGTGCTGGCGCTTATTTACTGAAAGGCGATATTCGCCCAGAAATTGCATCGCCGGTTGCCGTTGGAATTATCATCGGTTCGTTCATTGGTGCAAAGATGATGGTGAAAATTCCAGCCGTAAGAATTCGTCAGATCTTCGTGGTTGTGCTTGCGATCGTATCAATCCAAATGATCATGAAAGGACTTAGCTAA
- a CDS encoding DUF1634 domain-containing protein, translated as MEQNQDPTLDPLHQLELTISKLLRTGVLLAGMFLAIGWVWLWIQNGDMLSSFTTYEPKSFMETIHWALLMNDRPMIISLIGMVILVCLPVARVFMTGVLFIKQKDRVLAIMAFAVFAVLIASFCLGIDL; from the coding sequence ATGGAGCAAAATCAAGATCCAACATTAGATCCGTTACATCAGCTTGAACTGACGATTTCAAAACTTTTGCGCACAGGTGTTTTACTTGCGGGAATGTTTTTGGCAATCGGTTGGGTGTGGTTGTGGATTCAAAATGGTGACATGCTATCGAGTTTCACAACATATGAGCCAAAAAGCTTCATGGAGACAATTCACTGGGCGTTGTTAATGAATGATCGTCCCATGATCATCTCTTTAATTGGTATGGTGATCTTAGTGTGTTTGCCGGTAGCGCGTGTATTTATGACAGGCGTTCTATTTATCAAACAAAAAGACCGCGTGCTTGCGATTATGGCGTTCGCCGTCTTTGCCGTTTTAATTGCAAGTTTCTGTTTGGGCATTGATTTGTAG
- a CDS encoding nitronate monooxygenase family protein has product MLKKIKTPFTDLMGIDFPIIAAPMFLVSNTDLVTQASEAGGIGTFPALNYRPLEKYAEALKTIKSQTKKPIGVNIIVNKSNQRQNDDLKIALDNGVDMFITSLGSPKAVIQEAHKNGAKVFCDVTNLEHALKVQDMGADGVIAVGAGAGGHAGPISPLVLIPWLKTQLQIPILAAGGISHGSMIAACLALGASGVSVGTRFIASKEAQVDEAYKKAIVDSTPEDIVMTTRVSGTPAAVINTPYVQKLGTDLPWAFKILKEHKMTKKYMVPLIHLMGMKSLEEAAMKPTWKTVWTAGQSVGLVDDILSVHDIYRKLINEYDDSVKAVSRLGLE; this is encoded by the coding sequence ATGCTGAAAAAAATTAAGACACCTTTTACTGACTTGATGGGTATCGATTTCCCTATTATCGCGGCACCTATGTTTTTAGTTAGCAACACGGACCTTGTGACTCAAGCGAGTGAGGCTGGCGGTATCGGCACATTCCCCGCTTTGAATTATCGCCCGCTTGAAAAATATGCGGAAGCTTTAAAGACAATCAAGTCACAAACAAAAAAGCCAATTGGCGTAAACATCATCGTGAACAAAAGCAATCAACGTCAGAATGACGATCTAAAGATCGCTCTTGATAACGGTGTTGATATGTTTATCACCTCACTAGGCTCTCCGAAAGCGGTGATTCAAGAAGCACATAAAAATGGCGCGAAAGTTTTCTGTGACGTCACAAACCTTGAACACGCTTTGAAAGTTCAGGATATGGGCGCTGACGGTGTCATCGCTGTGGGCGCGGGCGCTGGTGGCCATGCGGGACCGATTTCGCCGTTGGTTTTGATTCCATGGCTTAAAACTCAATTGCAGATTCCAATTTTAGCAGCGGGCGGAATCTCTCATGGTTCAATGATTGCCGCGTGTTTGGCGTTAGGTGCTTCGGGTGTTAGCGTTGGTACACGTTTTATCGCCAGCAAAGAAGCACAAGTCGATGAGGCTTATAAAAAGGCCATCGTTGATTCCACTCCGGAAGATATCGTGATGACAACGCGTGTGTCAGGAACGCCAGCAGCTGTTATCAATACTCCGTATGTGCAAAAATTGGGAACGGATTTACCGTGGGCTTTCAAGATTCTGAAAGAACACAAAATGACAAAAAAATATATGGTGCCGTTGATTCACTTGATGGGCATGAAGTCATTAGAAGAGGCAGCGATGAAGCCCACTTGGAAAACTGTTTGGACAGCTGGCCAATCTGTGGGCTTAGTCGACGATATCTTAAGCGTTCACGACATCTATCGTAAACTCATTAACGAGTACGATGACAGCGTGAAAGCTGTATCGCGCCTAGGACTTGAGTGA